In Comamonas sp. lk, the following proteins share a genomic window:
- a CDS encoding tripartite tricarboxylate transporter substrate binding protein, which produces MIDSQRRALMGRALAAALLPTAWPALAAEAWPNRPVRWIVPYLAGTGPDITARILAEAVSPILGQPIIIDNKGGVGGNLGARLAAKTMPDGYTWIYSAAPMAANMHMYKVPGYDVLKDFRHVTRISASDIVLLVNAKSSVSSLKDLTARMRAAPGKLDYASGGVGTPSHLGAELLLNSLDVHATHVPYKGASELLNAVLGDQVQFGMPIFGVAYPHIQAGKLKPLAVAGSMRNPLLPDVPTLTELGVRGVELTSWGGVSLSAGTPDVIAERVRTAFDAALKQAKVREQIEANGANVRPSVNSQEYVQDFVKEMAFTQAMMKVAKLEPL; this is translated from the coding sequence ATGATTGATTCACAACGCCGTGCTTTGATGGGCCGTGCCTTGGCCGCCGCACTGCTACCAACTGCTTGGCCAGCACTGGCGGCAGAGGCCTGGCCCAATCGACCTGTTCGCTGGATAGTGCCATATCTTGCAGGCACCGGCCCGGATATCACAGCGCGGATCTTGGCCGAAGCCGTCTCGCCGATTCTCGGGCAGCCAATCATCATCGACAACAAAGGAGGGGTAGGAGGTAATCTGGGGGCGAGACTCGCTGCCAAAACGATGCCTGACGGCTACACCTGGATTTACTCCGCAGCTCCCATGGCGGCGAACATGCATATGTACAAGGTACCGGGGTATGACGTACTGAAAGACTTTCGCCATGTCACGCGTATCTCCGCATCTGACATCGTCCTGCTGGTCAATGCCAAGTCGTCTGTTTCGAGCTTGAAAGACTTGACTGCCCGCATGCGCGCCGCGCCCGGCAAGCTGGACTATGCATCGGGGGGCGTGGGCACGCCTTCGCATCTGGGCGCCGAGTTATTGCTCAATTCCCTTGACGTACATGCCACCCATGTTCCGTACAAAGGAGCATCCGAGTTGCTCAATGCAGTGCTTGGCGACCAGGTGCAATTCGGCATGCCGATCTTCGGTGTGGCCTACCCTCATATCCAGGCCGGAAAGCTCAAGCCGCTCGCTGTTGCAGGCAGCATGCGCAATCCGCTGCTGCCCGATGTGCCCACGTTGACGGAGCTTGGTGTGCGAGGAGTAGAGCTCACGTCCTGGGGAGGTGTCTCACTTTCTGCGGGCACGCCAGATGTCATCGCTGAACGTGTTCGCACCGCTTTCGATGCGGCGCTCAAACAAGCCAAGGTGCGCGAGCAGATTGAAGCCAATGGCGCGAACGTACGACCTTCCGTCAACTCACAGGAGTATGTGCAGG